Proteins encoded in a region of the Coffea eugenioides isolate CCC68of chromosome 4, Ceug_1.0, whole genome shotgun sequence genome:
- the LOC113769082 gene encoding protein NRT1/ PTR FAMILY 5.10-like produces the protein MSGSRIFEPQSPLLETDNEAVQVNVYYKRSPGGWRSASFMLAGGSLERFAYYGVESNLISCLTGPLGESVATAAANVNTWIGVVSLVPVLGAYLADSFLGRYRSIIIASILYILSNFSQQLKLSSHNQEIRLGYGKPSLFFVSLYATALAKGYKPCVQAFGADQFNGKHQEKSKAKSSFFNWWLCGLCIGSIAAHLILHYIQDNISWTIGFGIPCLVMILGLILFLLGHRTYFFDVKRGDEESPYRRIKWGIAKEGDALINRAQASSSQEECQEYLLSKT, from the exons ATGAGCGGAAGCAGAATTTTTGAGCCCCAATCTCCACTTCTAGAGACTGACAATGAAGCAGTCCAGGTTAATGTATATTACAAGCGCAGTCCAGGTGGATGGAGATCAGCATCTTTCATGCTGG CTGGAGGATCTCTGGAGAGGTTTGCCtattatggagtagaatctaatctgATTAGCTGTCTTACCGGACCACTTGGAGAATCCGTGGCAACAGCAGCTGCAAATGTCAATACATGGATTGGTGTAGTTTCACTTGTACCAGTTTTAGGAGCATATTTGGCTGATTCTTTCCTTGGTCGATATCGATCAATTATCATTGCTTCCATTCTCTATATCTTG TCCAACTTTTCTCAGCAGCTCAAGCTATCAAGCCATAACCAAGAAATCAGGCTTGGCTACGGGAAACCAAGTTTGTTTTTTGTCTCACTTTACGCGACTGCATTGGCTAAAGGATATAAACCTTGTGTTCAAGCTTTCGGAGCTGATCAATTCAACGGAAAACATCAGGAAAAGAGCAAAGCCAAGAGCTCATTTTTCAATTGGTGGCTCTGTGGCCTATGCATTGGTTCTATAGCAGCACATTTGATCTTGCACTATATTCAAGACAACATTAGTTGGACAATTGGTTTTGGAATTCCATGTCTTGTTATGATTCTTGGGCTAATTCTCTTTTTACTTGGACATAGAACTTACTTTTTTGATGTTAAAAGAGGTGATGAAGAGAGCCCTTATAGGAGGATCAAGTGGGGCATAGCTAAAGAGGGTGATGCTTTGATCAATAGAGCACAGGCATCAAGCAGTCAAGAAGAGTGCCAAGAATATTTGTTGTCGAAAACTTAA